From one Streptomyces sp. Q6 genomic stretch:
- a CDS encoding elongation factor G-like protein EF-G2 — translation MGDKANTHPGAAGRATAADHPASVRNVVLVGHSGSGKTTLVEALALTAGAVNRAGRVEDGTSVSDYDEIEHRQQRSVQLSLVPVDWGGYKINLLDTPGYADFVGELRAGLRAADAALFVVSAADGIDGATRMVWDECAAVGMPRAIVITHLEAARSDFEDMTRTCAAAFGGDDPDAVLPLYLPLRGEQGPDGHAPVTGLVGLLSQRVYDYTSGERKESEPGAEQLPSIEDARNRLIEGIIAESEDETLMDRYLGGEDIDVKTLVEDLERAVARGVFHPVLAAAPAAEGARQGIGTVELLELITGGFPTPLERAAPVVSTPGGKARAISACDPDGPLVAEVVKTASDPYVGRVSLVRVFSGTLRPDETVHVSGHGLADRGHEDHDVDERIGALSAPFGKQQRALTHCIAGDLACVAKLNRAETGDTLSAKDDPLLMAPWDMPDPLLPLAIQAHSKADEDKLSQGLSRLVAEDPTMRLEQNQDTHQVVLWCLGEAHADVALERLRSRYGVQVDVVAHKVSLRETFAGKSAGRGRHVKQSGGHGQYAICEIEVEPLPGGSGIEFVDKVVGGAVPRQFIPSVEKGVRAQAARGVAAGYPLIDVRVTLLDGKAHSVDSSDAAFQTAGALALREASADARIHLLEPVAEVQVLVGDDYVGAVMSDLSGRRGRVVGTEQAPGKRTLVRAEVPEIEIGRYAVDLRSLSHGTARFSRRYARHEPMPAQIGERIREQAQKA, via the coding sequence ATGGGCGACAAGGCGAACACACACCCCGGAGCCGCCGGCAGGGCAACGGCGGCCGACCATCCCGCGTCCGTACGGAATGTGGTGCTGGTCGGCCACAGCGGATCGGGCAAGACGACTCTGGTGGAGGCCCTCGCGCTGACCGCGGGGGCGGTGAACCGGGCCGGCCGCGTCGAGGACGGGACCTCCGTCTCCGACTACGACGAGATCGAGCACCGCCAGCAGCGCTCGGTCCAGCTCTCCCTCGTCCCGGTGGACTGGGGCGGCTACAAGATCAATCTCCTGGACACCCCCGGCTACGCCGATTTCGTCGGGGAACTGAGGGCCGGTCTGCGCGCGGCGGACGCGGCCCTCTTCGTCGTCTCGGCGGCGGACGGCATCGACGGCGCGACCCGCATGGTGTGGGACGAGTGCGCGGCGGTCGGCATGCCGCGGGCCATCGTGATCACGCATCTGGAGGCGGCCAGGTCCGACTTCGAGGACATGACGCGGACCTGCGCGGCGGCCTTCGGGGGCGACGACCCCGACGCCGTGCTCCCGCTCTACCTGCCGCTGCGCGGCGAGCAGGGTCCGGACGGGCACGCGCCCGTCACGGGGTTGGTGGGGCTGCTCTCGCAGCGCGTGTACGACTACACGTCGGGCGAACGCAAGGAGTCCGAACCGGGCGCCGAGCAGCTGCCGTCGATCGAGGACGCCCGCAACCGGCTCATCGAGGGGATCATCGCGGAGAGCGAGGACGAGACCCTCATGGACCGCTATCTCGGCGGCGAGGACATCGACGTCAAGACACTCGTCGAGGACCTGGAACGGGCGGTCGCGCGCGGCGTCTTCCACCCGGTCCTCGCCGCGGCCCCGGCCGCCGAGGGCGCACGGCAGGGCATCGGCACGGTCGAGCTTCTCGAACTGATCACGGGCGGATTCCCCACGCCGCTGGAGCGCGCGGCGCCGGTCGTGAGCACGCCCGGCGGCAAGGCCCGCGCGATCAGCGCCTGCGACCCGGACGGCCCGCTCGTGGCCGAGGTGGTGAAGACCGCGTCCGACCCGTATGTCGGGCGCGTCTCTCTCGTACGGGTCTTCTCGGGCACCCTGCGCCCCGACGAGACGGTGCACGTGTCGGGGCACGGGCTCGCGGACCGCGGGCACGAGGACCACGACGTGGACGAGCGGATCGGCGCGCTGTCGGCCCCGTTCGGCAAACAGCAACGGGCGCTGACGCACTGCATCGCTGGTGATCTGGCGTGCGTGGCGAAGCTGAACCGGGCGGAGACCGGTGACACCCTCTCCGCGAAGGACGACCCGCTCCTCATGGCGCCCTGGGACATGCCGGACCCGCTGCTCCCGCTGGCCATCCAGGCGCACAGCAAGGCCGACGAGGACAAGCTGTCGCAGGGCCTGTCGCGGCTGGTCGCCGAGGACCCGACGATGCGGCTCGAACAGAACCAGGACACCCACCAGGTGGTGCTGTGGTGTCTGGGCGAGGCCCACGCGGACGTGGCCCTGGAGCGACTGCGCAGCCGGTACGGGGTGCAGGTCGACGTCGTGGCGCACAAGGTCTCCCTGCGGGAGACGTTCGCCGGGAAGTCGGCGGGGCGCGGCCGGCACGTGAAGCAGTCCGGGGGCCACGGGCAGTACGCGATCTGCGAGATCGAGGTGGAGCCGTTGCCCGGGGGTTCGGGCATCGAGTTCGTGGACAAGGTCGTCGGCGGCGCGGTGCCGCGGCAGTTCATCCCGTCCGTGGAGAAGGGCGTACGGGCGCAGGCGGCGCGCGGGGTCGCGGCCGGGTATCCGCTCATCGACGTGCGCGTGACGCTCCTCGACGGCAAGGCGCACTCGGTGGACTCGTCCGACGCCGCCTTCCAGACGGCGGGGGCGCTCGCGCTGCGGGAGGCCTCCGCGGACGCCCGGATCCATCTCCTGGAGCCGGTGGCCGAGGTGCAGGTGCTGGTCGGCGACGACTACGTGGGCGCCGTGATGAGCGATCTGTCCGGGCGGCGCGGCCGTGTCGTCGGCACCGAACAGGCGCCGGGCAAACGCACGCTCGTACGGGCGGAGGTGCCGGAGATCGAGATCGGGCGGTACGCGGTGGACCTGCGGTCGCTGTCGCACGGTACGGCGCGTTTCAGCCGCAGGTACGCGCGGCACGAGCCGATGCCGGCCCAGATCGGCGAGCGGATCCGCGAACAGGCGCAGAAAGCCTAG
- a CDS encoding HIT domain-containing protein codes for MLHFMTSEPEQQVGPVGEPDGFGRLWTPHRIAYIQGEGKPTGPGADDGCPFCTAPGKSDEDALIVARGEHVFAILNLYPYNGGHMMVLPYRHVADYTDLDEAETAELALFTKRAMTALRSASGAHGFNIGMNQGAVAGAGIAAHLHQHIVPRWGGDTNFMPVVGHTKVLPQLLGDTRTILAKAWPSA; via the coding sequence ATGCTGCACTTCATGACGAGTGAGCCGGAGCAGCAGGTCGGTCCAGTGGGTGAGCCGGACGGATTCGGGCGTCTGTGGACCCCGCACCGCATCGCCTATATCCAGGGTGAGGGCAAACCGACGGGCCCCGGGGCCGACGACGGCTGTCCCTTCTGCACCGCTCCCGGCAAGTCCGACGAGGACGCGCTGATCGTGGCCCGCGGCGAGCACGTCTTCGCGATCCTGAACCTGTACCCGTACAACGGCGGTCACATGATGGTGCTGCCGTACCGGCACGTCGCCGACTACACCGACCTCGACGAGGCCGAGACCGCCGAGCTCGCGCTGTTCACCAAGCGCGCGATGACCGCGCTGCGGTCCGCGTCCGGGGCGCACGGCTTCAACATCGGCATGAACCAGGGTGCGGTCGCCGGCGCCGGGATCGCCGCCCACCTGCACCAGCACATCGTCCCGCGCTGGGGCGGCGACACCAACTTCATGCCGGTCGTCGGCCACACGAAGGTGCTGCCGCAGCTCCTCGGCGACACCCGCACGATCCTGGCGAAGGCGTGGCCGAGCGCCTGA
- a CDS encoding PLP-dependent aminotransferase family protein — MVDAGGHRDRTPRTVGSKQLAAMLPSPALARPAYRHLAHAIGELILDGRLALHVRLPAERELATALGTSRTTVTALYDLLRQDGFAHSRQGSGTWTSLPPSRATKGVSRLLGPADTAIDLARAAPALPQEVLADALAEVAPRLALHSASPGYHPYGLPELRSLLAARFTARGLATTPEQILVTAGAQHALNLVLGLLSGPGDRIMVENPSYPNALEAMRRARLRPVSVPVTDDGGWDIEIIESTLRRSVPRLAHLIPDFHNPTGGVMPPAERARTLRAVQRAGTWLVVDETLTELALDVPAPEPFAAHGESGRVVTLGSMSKTHWAGLRIGWLRAPARLVEEFAAQRVATDMGGSVVDQLLALTLLTDTDRLPAERLTTLREGRAALTEALTRHVPHWSWRLPPGGLSLWVDLGGPHASELAERGLEHGVRVEGGGYFATDPGLFEHRLRLPYTLPAQTLTEAVQRLARAESGDASTPPSARRRHWIA, encoded by the coding sequence GTGGTCGACGCAGGCGGTCACCGCGACCGGACACCCCGCACCGTGGGCAGCAAGCAGCTCGCCGCGATGCTCCCCTCCCCCGCCCTGGCCCGTCCGGCGTACCGCCATCTCGCCCACGCCATCGGCGAGTTGATCCTCGACGGCCGTCTCGCCCTGCATGTCCGACTGCCCGCCGAGCGGGAGCTGGCCACCGCCCTCGGCACCAGCCGGACGACCGTGACGGCCCTGTACGACCTGCTGCGCCAGGACGGCTTCGCGCACAGCCGCCAGGGCTCCGGCACCTGGACCTCCCTGCCGCCGAGCCGCGCCACCAAGGGCGTCAGCCGGCTGCTCGGCCCCGCCGACACCGCGATCGACCTGGCCAGGGCGGCCCCCGCGCTGCCCCAGGAGGTCCTCGCCGACGCGCTCGCCGAGGTGGCCCCGCGGCTGGCCCTGCACTCCGCGAGCCCCGGCTACCACCCGTACGGGCTCCCGGAGTTGAGGTCGCTGCTCGCCGCCCGCTTCACCGCGCGGGGCCTCGCGACGACCCCCGAGCAGATCCTGGTGACGGCCGGCGCCCAGCACGCGCTGAACCTGGTCCTCGGCCTGCTCTCCGGGCCGGGCGACCGGATCATGGTCGAGAACCCGTCGTACCCGAACGCCCTGGAGGCGATGCGGCGGGCCCGGCTGCGCCCCGTGTCCGTACCGGTGACGGACGACGGCGGCTGGGACATCGAGATCATCGAGTCGACACTGCGCCGCTCCGTGCCCCGGCTCGCCCATCTGATCCCGGACTTCCACAATCCGACGGGCGGGGTGATGCCTCCGGCGGAGCGGGCCAGGACGCTGCGCGCCGTACAGCGTGCGGGCACCTGGCTGGTGGTCGACGAGACGCTCACCGAACTCGCCCTGGACGTCCCCGCCCCGGAGCCGTTCGCCGCGCACGGCGAGTCCGGGCGGGTCGTCACGCTCGGCTCGATGAGCAAGACGCACTGGGCGGGCCTGCGCATCGGCTGGCTGCGCGCACCGGCCCGGCTGGTCGAGGAGTTCGCGGCGCAGCGCGTGGCGACCGACATGGGCGGCTCGGTCGTGGACCAGCTCCTCGCGCTGACGCTCCTGACCGACACGGACCGGCTGCCGGCGGAGCGCCTCACCACCCTGCGGGAGGGTCGGGCCGCGCTCACCGAGGCGCTGACCCGCCACGTCCCGCACTGGTCCTGGCGGCTGCCGCCCGGCGGCCTCTCGCTCTGGGTCGACCTGGGCGGCCCGCACGCCTCGGAGCTGGCGGAACGCGGCCTGGAGCACGGCGTCCGCGTGGAAGGCGGCGGCTACTTCGCGACGGACCCCGGCCTGTTCGAGCACCGGCTGCGCCTGCCGTACACACTGCCCGCGCAGACGCTCACGGAGGCGGTCCAGCGGCTGGCCCGCGCCGAGAGCGGGGACGCCTCGACCCCGCCGTCGGCACGGCGCCGGCACTGGATCGCGTAG
- a CDS encoding potassium channel family protein produces the protein MTDSPLARWERRNGTVLAVASLLYLAAYAIRVLANGLPGVLHDLCLAVTFATWAVFLVDYLVRLRLSRQRPLRFLRTHWLDTLVLILPLLRPVRVVQTYEHVQRRRDEPRLSLHARVIAYASLSAALLGFAASLTVYAYEHVAPGASIRTYGDSVWWACTTLSTVGYGDMAPVTPVGRLVAVGLMGCGLALLGAVTGSFSSWMLQVFAREGENPYPPEADRPPGNSPGACDRTD, from the coding sequence ATGACCGACAGCCCCCTCGCCCGCTGGGAACGCCGCAACGGCACCGTTCTCGCGGTCGCCTCCCTGCTGTACCTCGCCGCGTACGCGATCAGAGTCCTCGCGAACGGGTTGCCCGGTGTCCTCCACGACCTGTGCCTCGCGGTGACGTTCGCGACGTGGGCCGTGTTCCTCGTGGACTACCTGGTCCGCCTGCGCCTGAGCCGTCAGCGCCCGCTGCGCTTCCTGCGCACCCACTGGCTGGACACCCTTGTCCTGATCCTGCCGCTGCTGCGCCCGGTCCGCGTCGTGCAGACCTACGAGCACGTGCAGCGCCGCCGCGACGAGCCGCGGCTGTCGCTGCACGCCCGGGTGATCGCGTACGCGAGCCTGTCCGCGGCTCTGCTCGGCTTCGCCGCCTCCCTCACGGTGTACGCGTACGAGCACGTGGCGCCCGGGGCGAGCATCCGTACGTACGGCGACTCGGTGTGGTGGGCCTGCACCACGCTGTCGACGGTCGGCTACGGGGACATGGCGCCGGTGACCCCGGTGGGACGGCTGGTGGCGGTGGGCCTGATGGGGTGCGGGCTGGCGCTGCTCGGCGCGGTGACCGGCTCGTTCTCGTCGTGGATGTTGCAAGTGTTCGCGCGGGAGGGCGAGAACCCCTACCCCCCGGAGGCCGACAGGCCCCCGGGGAACTCCCCGGGGGCCTGTGACCGTACGGACTGA